In Oreochromis niloticus isolate F11D_XX linkage group LG18, O_niloticus_UMD_NMBU, whole genome shotgun sequence, one genomic interval encodes:
- the dspa gene encoding desmoplakin-A isoform X2, translating to MSLYGSQTKLPISGMSRSTSRPELSNYRNDVFVGGNGFQGDYQAGDGGFAYTNTTNFTRHSVHGGGFGGQNMQVSMGAGGGAISANAIQQKAAFLHQQCHDQLERAKMILRTGGSMKDAERLLLLAEESMEQLRNCSQTMNQLRIPNGIFRSLEQFQHMHATIAQQLVGSVTIRRNRGSGSFEGGKLFNDAMAWISQQKRMVETAPWGDDSAAIEKQILSHNNFHSSIQRSLEVERARDELSANGEKYHLSLLDQEWESLMKMSHSRLNQLRDLQNIIEEISQAIIWVNEREEEELIFDWGDKNIDFYIPKKQESYSRLMRDLEVKEKDLNKLKVKSDGLLGNNHPASDKIDAYMDTLQTQWSWLLQITKCIHVHLKENSAYSQFFKEANETYMKLQKQHETIRSKFTCDKNTPLDKLTELLKNLETEKARIMENKRQVQSLVSKSKSIVRLKPRNPEEKSSGPIMVQALCDFKQDQKGIMKGNEGILKDNSQRSKWLVTGPGGLDMMIPSVCLLIPPPNPLSIGIATKNEQYYEAIMSIWNQLFINIKSLISWQYCLKDIDYINSLTITMLSKMRPDEYRNVIKGLETHYQEFMRTSQGSEMFGEEEKKLIQGNFDKAQAHYDTLIVQLPAYREKETESQKVEKVKVTKVSAPKPNNQTPPPSSSLSLTLLTSLQELRRRLESAEYGLTSHLHIPLGDNSVYECSVHIQKLQAMNQDLDSIYDEYLRLRELVTKQLEGIPADSEQAKFLRSELDLNSQKLAGLQDLQSTYLQRLSALKALLQSLIQVEDIIKVHEARLTEKETSSLDLRELENQRLTLKQMKSDLEQKRDLLTSMESELSKAVHLNDQISDSFHKCDVDLSKYSDLVGQLTDRWRRIQSQIDSRVWDLEKQENQLKHYQQGSTSLEQWIDNARKRQDTLQTVKISDIQTLMDHLNQQKALHNEIKGKKEHVEDVQKNANTCAASIKDYELQLASYGSGLETLLNVPIKRTMLQSPASAVRQEAGDLQTHYIELLTRSSDYYKFLGELLKNMEELKMRNTKIEMLEEELRRLKEDLNDRNQKNKSLEDAMAQYKMELSQLQDQVICTEEVKRTSVLQVNAAKESLGSTQSKLHELNDELTRIKYQLDEEKRKRRLAEERYNSQQEEYEGAVRRRQKELEELSWTKIDLEKAVKDKERELERMKMQLEEEAARRRNAESEMSKTSLVVQESQSKYSDLLLEKDSLLSRIKLLEQDKNRQLRLEEELNRIKVTLESERRNKQQLQEEKNSIFKELSTIKSQYEMKSSQIRQCESDRDRADRERLSLKSEIERLTRELTSIEERYKSRLLSSEKEAKELALKKESLEREIRRLQQRPNTLNRQTQTDEKVQTIDPSKLLFDGVRRKVTAHQLCDCGIISKATLDELLKGRRTVSEVAADIQVNLKGSGIIAGMTSTSQRKIPFTEAKNKNMLSPESALKLLEAQAATGYIVDPAFNEKMPVDTACSRGIVDTEDRDVLLKAEAASTGFKDPYSGKVLSVGQACRQGHIDKETTIRLLQAQESVGGILDPVLGVFLPKDLALDRNLIDEDLYRALTKKPTCYLDPTTGQKTTYNDLRMKCTVEPVSGLLLISGPEKPLTVKGLRGEVSVSELVKSELLDETDLQKLSQGKLTSRDIEDKLKTYLHGSTCIAGIYDEANDRILPFYQAMKEGLLMRGTTLELLEAQAASGFIVDPVNNVFLTVEDASKRGLIGKEFKGKLLSAEKAVIGYRDPNTGKTISLFQAIEKDLIEKGHGIRLLEAQIASGGIIDPKESHRIDVAVAYKRGYFDEEMNEILSYEGDDTKGFFDPNTKENLTYLQLKERCIKDEKTGLILLPLRDKRKPQKTQESRTNILRKRRVVIVDPDTGLEMSVREAYHRELIDYDTFLDLSEQECEWEEITITGSDGSARLVIVDRKTGLQHDIQDCLERGVINQSTLDKYRAGTMTLTQFADEIASRSSSLEMTIAASNVDDMITCSSPTHTTPSSPTVRKRFNSISITVSPPEMFDDHSPVGAIFDTETLEKITVSEALRRGIVDTLTAQRLLEAQACTGGIINPATGERLSLQDAVHQSIIDESMASKLKPAQKAYVGFEDVKTKRRMSAAEAVKETWLPYEAGQRFLEFQYLTGGLIEPGTGRRVSIEEAIRRKWLDGQGAQKLQDTRNHQKNLTCPKTKLKISYKEAMDSCMVEESNGMKMLQASSVSTKGISSPYNVSNPGSRSGSRAGSRTGSRSGSRRGSVDYTSTMTFTSASSTVYSSSTHF from the exons CGCATGGTTGAGACCGCTCCATGGGGAGATGACTCCGCCGCCATAGAAAAGCAAATCTTAAGTCACAACAACTTCCACAGCTCCATTCAAAGGAGCCTAGAAGTGGAACGTGCCAGAGATGAACTG AGTGCAAATGGTGAAAAGTACCACCTCTCCCTACTGGACCAAGAATGGGAAAGCCTGAtg AAAATGTCCCACAGCCGTCTGAATCAGCTGCGTGACCTTCAGAACATCATCGAGGAGATCTCCCAGGCCATCATTTGGGTGaatgagagagaggaggaagaacTCATCTTTGACTGGGGCGACAAGAACATCGACTTTTACATCCCCAAGAAGCAAGAGAGCTACTCC AGGCTGATGAGAGACCTGGAGGTGAAGGAGAAAGACTTAAACAAGCTGAAGGTGAAATCAGACGGCCTTCTGGGCAACAACCATCCTGCCTCTGATAAGATTGAC GCCTACATGGACACCTTACAGACCCAGTGGAGCTGGCTTCTGCAGATCACTAAATGCATCCATGTTCATTTGAAAGAGAATTCTGCCTACAGCCAA TTTTTCAAGGAGGCCAATGAGACCTATATGAAGCTACAGAAGCAGCACGAGACAATTCGAAGCAAATTCACTTGTGACAAGAACACGCCCCTGGACAAACTCACCGAACTCCTGAAAAACCTGGAG acagagaaagcACGCATCATGGAGAATAAGAGGCAGGTCCAAAGTCTGGTCAGCAAGTCCAAGTCTATTGTCAGGCTGAAGCCTCGCAACCCCGAGGAAAAGAGCAGCGGCCCGATCATGGTCCAGGCCTTATGTGACTTTAAACAAGACCAG AAAGGTATTATGAAAGGAAATGAGGGCATCCTGAAGGACAACTCGCAGCGCAGCAAGTGGCTTGTGACGGGGCCAGGAGGTCTCGACATGATGATTCCCTCGGTGTGCCTGCTCATCCCCCCGCCAAACCCCCTCAGCATCGGAATCGCCACCAA AAATGAGCAGTATTATGAAGCCATCATGAGCATCTGGAATCAACTCTTCATCAACATCAAGAGTCTCATTTCCTGGCAGTATTGCCTGAAAGACATCGATTACATCAACTCTCTCACCATCACCATG CTTTCAAAGATGCGTCCTGATGAGTACCGCAACGTCATCAAAGGACTGGAGACTCATTACCAGGAGTTCATGCGTACCAGTCAAGGTTCTGAAATGTTTGGGGAAGAGGAAAAGAAATTAATCCAGGGCAACTTTGACAAGGCCCAGGCCCACTATGATACACTGATCGTCCAGCTGCCTGCGTACA gggagaaagagacagaatCCCAAAAAGTGGAAAAGGTCAAGGTGACCAAAGTCTCTGCCCCAAAACCCAACAACCAGACTCCACCACCGAGCTCCTCCTTAAGCCTCACACTGCTCACTAGTCTGCAGGAGCTTCGACGCAGGCTGGAGTCGGCTGAATACGGTCTTACCAGTCATCTCCACATTCCTCTGGGGGATAACAGTGTGTATGAGTGCTCAGTGCATATTCAGAAGCTCCAG gctATGAACCAAGACCTGGACTCAATTTACGATGAGTACTTGCGCCTCCGAGAGTTGGTTACAAAGCAGCTGGAAGGGATTCCTGCGGACTCGGAGCAAGCCAAGTTCCTTCGCTCTGAATTAGATTTAAACAGTCAAAAACTTGCAGGCCTGCAGGACCTCCAGTCAACCTACCTTCAGAG ACTATCAGCACTTAAGGCCTTGCTTCAGAGCCTTATCCAGGTCGAGGATATCATTAAAGTTCACGAGGCCCGACTGACCGAGAAGGAGACCAGCTCTCTGGATCTTCGGGAGCTGGAAAACCAGCGGCTCACACTAAAG CAAATGAAGAGTGATTTGGAACAGAAAAGAGACCTGCTGACATCTATGGAGTCTGAGCTTTCTAAAGCAGTGCACTTGAATGATCAAATTTCTGACTCCTTCCACAAATGTGACGTAGATTTATCCAAGTACTCAGACTTGGTGGGTCAGTTGACTGACCGCTGGCGCCGCATCCAATCACAGATAGATAGCAG AGTGTGGGACCTGGAGAAGCAGGAGAATCAGTTAAAGCATTATCAGCAGGGCAGCACTTCCCTGGAACAGTGGATAGACAATGCCAGGAAGCGCCAGGACACCCTTCAGACCGTTAAGATCAGTGACATCCAGACCCTAATGGACCACCTCAATCAGCAGAAG GCACTTCACAATGAAATCAAAGGAAAGAAGGAGCATGTAGAGGATGTCcagaaaaatgcaaacacaTGTGCTGCCTCTATAAAG GACTATGAGCTGCAGCTGGCTTCCTACGGTTCAGGCCTGGAAACTCTTCTCAATGTTCCCATCAAGAGAACTATGCTGCAGTCCCCTGCTTCTGCTGTCAGACAAGAG GCAGGTGACCTACAGACTCATTATATAGAGCTACTTACCCGCTCTAGTGACTACTACAAGTTCTTAGGGGAGTTGCTGAAGAACATGGAAGAGCTGAAG ATGAGGAACACCAAGATTGAGATGCTTGAGGAGGAACTGAGGCGTCTGAAGGAGGACCTCAATGATCGTAACCAGAAAAACAAGTCTCTGGAGGATGCTATGGCCCAGTATAAGATGGAGCTTAGTCAGTTACAAGATCAAGTCATTTGTACTGAGGAAGTGAAGAGAACCTCAGTATTGCAGGTTAATGCTGCCAAGGAGAGCCTGGGCAGCACACAGAGCAAGCTTCATGAGCTTAATGATGAGCTGACGCGTATTAAATACCAACTTGATGAAGAAAAACGGAAAAGGAGGCTGGCAGAGGAGCGCTACAACAGCCAACAAGAGGAGTATGAAGGGGCTGTTCGCCGCAGACAGAAAGAACTGGAAGAACTCAGCTGGACTAAGATTGACTTAGAAAAGGCAGTGAAAGACAAGGAACGTGAGCTTGAGAGGATGAAGatgcagctggaggaggaggcggcACGTCGACGAAATGCTGAATCTGAAATGTCAAAG ACATCGCTTGTGGTGCAAGAATCCCAAAGCAAATACAGTGATCTGCTGCTGGAGAAGGATAGTTTGCTGTCCAGGATTAAACTGTTGGAGCAGGACAAGAATCGTCAGTTGCGGTTAGAAGAAGAGCTCAATCGCATCAAAGTCACACTAGAGTCCGAGCGTcgaaacaaacagcagctgcaggaggagAAAAATTCAATTTTCAAGGAGCTAAGCACTATAAAGAGCCAGTATGAGATGAAAAGTTCTCAGATTAGGCAGTGCGAGTCAGACAGAGATAGGGCCGATCGAGAGAGGCTTTCCCTCAAGAGCGAGATCGAGAGGCTTACGAGGGAGCTAACGAGTATTGAAGAAAGGTACAAGAGCCGTCTGTTGAGCTCAGAGAAGGAGGCAAAAGAGCTGGCTCTCAAGAAGGAGTCCCTGGAAAGAGAAATACGCAGACTGCAGCAGAGGCCCAACACTCTGAATAGGCAGACCCAGACAGATGAGAAGGTCCAAACCATTGATCCGTCAAAGCTTCTGTTTGACGGGGTGCGCCGCAAAGTTACAGCCCATCAGCTTTGCGACTGTGGTATCATTAGTAAAGCTACTCTAGATGAGCTCCTAAAGGGAAGAAGGACAGTGAGCGAGGTAGCTGCAGACATCCAGGTTAACCTTAAGGGCAGTGGCATCATTGCTGGTATGACATCTACTTCTCAACGGAAAATCCCATTCACTGAAGCCAAAAACAAGAATATGCTCAGCCCAGAGAGTGCCCTTAAGCTTCTGGAAGCTCAGGCAGCAACGGGCTACATAGTGGATCCTGCATTTAATGAGAAGATGCCTGTGGATACCGCCTGTTCAAGAGGGATTGTAGACACAGAAGACAGAGATGTCTTGTTGAAAGCTGAAGCTGCTAGCACAGGTTTCAAAGATCCATACTCTGGCAAAGTGTTATCTGTGGGTCAGGCTTGCAGACAAGGCCACATAGACAAAGAGACAACCATCCGCTTGCTCCAGGCTCAAGAGTCTGTTGGGGGTATACTGGATCCTGTTTTGGGTGTCTTCCTACCAAAAGATCTGGCCTTGGACCGCAATCTTATTGACGAGGACCTCTACAGGGCTCTGACTAAAAAACCAACCTGCTATCTGGATCCAACAACTGGACAGAAGACAACTTACAATGACCTTCGGATGAAGTGTACAGTGGAACCTGTTTCTGGCTTGCTTCTGATCTCTGGTCCAGAAAAACCCTTGACAGTGAAAGGTCTCCGTGGTGAAGTCTCTGTCTCGGAACTCGTCAAATCTGAACTTCTGGATGAAACTGACTTGCAGAAGCTCAGTCAGGGCAAACTCACTAGCAGAGATATTGAAGACAAGCTAAAGACCTATCTCCATGGCTCTACCTGTATTGCCGGGATCTATGATGAAGCCAATGACAGAATACTACCTTTTTATCAGGCAATGAAGGAGGGTCTGCTTATGAGAGGCACCACGTTGGAGCTTCTTGAGGCCCAGGCTGCTTCTGGCTTCATAGTTGATCCAGTCAACAATGTTTTCTTGACAGTGGAAGACGCCAGCAAGAGGGGTCTGATTGGGAAGGAGTTTAAGGGCAAGCTGTTGTCTGCAGAGAAGGCAGTAATAGGATACAGAGacccaaacacaggaaaaaCTATATCCCTCTTCCAAGCTATTGAGAAAGATCTTATTGAGAAGGGTCATGGAATCCGACTGCTCGAGGCTCAGATTGCCAGTGGTGGGATTATTGACCCCAAAGAGAGCCATCGTATTGATGTTGCTGTTGCCTATAAAAGAGGATACTTTGATGAGGAGATGAATGAAATCTTATCTTATGAAGGGGATGACACAAAAGGATTCTTTGATCCTAATACCAAGGAGAACCTGACATATCTTCAGCTGAAGGAAAGGTGCATCAAAGATGAAAAAACAGGTCTAATACTGCTGCCACTAAGAGACAAGAGAAAGCCCCAGAAGACGCAGGAAAGCCGCACAAATATCCTACGCAAGAGGCGGGTTGTAATCGTCGATCCAGACACTGGGCTTGAAATGTCAGTGAGGGAGGCCTACCACCGTGAGCTGATTGACTACGATACTTTCCTGGACTTGTCAGAGCAGGAGTGTGAGTGGGAGGAAATAACTATAACAGGGTCAGATGGCTCTGCACGCTTGGTTATAGTAGATAGAAAAACTGGACTCCAAcatgatattcaggactgcctaGAGCGTGGTGTCATTAACCAGAGCACTTTGGATAAGTATCGTGCTGGAACAATGACCTTGACCCAATTTGCTGACGAAATTgccagcagaagcagcagcctTGAAATGACCATTGCAGCCAGCAATGTTGATGACATGATCACCTGCAGCAGCCCCACCCACACAACACCATCTTCTCCTACTGTCCGTAAACGCTTCAACAGTATATCTATTACAGTCTCTCCCCCTGAGATGTTTGATGACCACAGCCCCGTGGGGGCTATATTTGACACAGAGACCTTGGAGAAAATAACTGTTAGTGAAGCGCTTAGAAGAGGCATAGTTGACACTCTTACAGCACAGAGGTTGCTGGAGGCCCAGGCATGCACAGGTGGTATCATCAACCCTGCTACTGGTGAGAGACTGTCACTGCAAGATGCTGTCCATCAGAGCATCATTGATGAAAGCATGGCCAGTAAACTGAAACCTGCCCAGAAAGCTTATGTTGGCTTTGAGGATGTGAAGACTAAAAGAAGGATGTCTGCGGCAGAGGCAGTCAAGGAGACATGGCTGCCTTATGAGGCTGGCCAGAGATTTTTGGAGTTTCAGTACCTGACAGGGGGCCTGATTGAACCTGGCACTGGACGTCGCGTCAGTATTGAAGAGGCTATCCGCAGAAAATGGCTAGATGGTCAGGGGGCCCAGAAGCTTCAAGACACTCGGAACCACCAGAAGAACCTGACCTGTCCCAAGACTAAACTGAAAATATCCTACAAAGAAGCCATGGACAGCTGCATGGTGGAGGAAAGCAATGGCATGAAGATGCTGCAAGCCTCGTCTGTGTCTACCAAGGGAATCAGCAGCCCTTACAATGTCTCTAACCCAGGATCTCGCTCTGGCTCAAGGGCTGGGTCTCGTACCGGCTCGAGGAGTGGATCTCGTAGAGGCAGTGTGGATTACACCTCTACTATGACCTTTACATCCGCCAGCAGTACAGTTTATAGTTCTAGCACACACTTTTAA